The following is a genomic window from Bacillus sp. FJAT-52991.
TTAGTATATACATCCACCAACCCCTTCACAACCAAACTGCTCATTTCCAAACTAACACCAATAAAAAGATTCATATTACCTAGTCTTTTGACCTTATGAATCAACTATAATAAACTATATAAATAAGTATATAGACATAAAGTGAAACTTCAATCAGTGGGGGTTTTCTTCATCCCCCACTGATTGTTAGTTGAACCGATCGGGCGTTTATGGGCAGTTGATCCCTCGCCTAAATAACTTTGCTTCTCCTCTCATTTTGAGGTGGGGGTCTTACTGCCCGTTAATGCGGGATAAAATAGAATGGATAATCACAGGGGGTAAAGCAGATGGAAAGTATCTCTCCTTTTTATGAAAAACAACTAAAATGTCCTGTTTGTGAGGAAAAATTTCAAACAACGAAGTTAAGAAACCGCTTTGTGAAAGTGACTGATCATGATACTGACTTAATGCCTATTTATGATCAAGATAGCTACAACCCATTATTTTACCATGTATTTGTGTGCTGCCATTGCGGGTATTCTTTCTCAGATGAGTTTTCAGCTTATTTTGCTCCCGGCTCTAAAGATAAGCTAATAGAGAAAATAAAGGATCAATGGGTCTATCAAGATTACGGCAAAGAAAGAACAATTGTTGAGGCGATTAATAGCTATAAACTTGCTCTTTATAGTGGTCTGCTGAAGAAAGAAAAACATTTAACGTTAGCAGGATTGGCTCTTCGTACAGCTTGGTTATATCGTGAATTAGGGCGTCAGAAAGAAGAGAATCGCTTTATGATGATGGCGGCGGATCAGTATAAAGAAGCTTATGAGACAGAAGATCTTACAAGTACACAAATGTCTGAGGTAAAAGTATTGTATTTAATCGCTGAATTAAATCGACGCGCAGGAGACATTGAAACAGCTGTGGCGTATTTCTCTAAAGTCATCGAAAAGCAACATATGTCTTCAGATAAAAAAATTGTCGACATGGCTAGAGATCGTTGGCATGAGATTCGTGAGGAAATGAAACAGCAAAAAGAAGCTACTACTTAAAAAAACGGCCGAGACATATCTTCGGCCGTTTTAAAACATTGGGTTTTCCTCTAAATGCTCATAAATATTATCAACCAACTCTTCAGGCGTCTTTCCATCCACCGGCTCTCCATTAACAAGAGCGAATAATCCTTCACTACATCTTGTACAATAGCTTAGACAGCCATACTCAATCACATCTAGATTGACATCACGTTCTAATATTTCAAGCGCTTTTTGCGCACCATTTGCTAAGTTGCTTACGCAAAACTCAATAATTGGCTTCATCCTATTCTCACCTCTTGCTTTTATTTTACTATCTCTGACGGTTAGATTAAAGCAGAAAACTTTATCACGAAAATGTTTGATGTCTGTTGTGAAAATAATTAGATTTCGATATACTCATTATGGCAGAATAAAAAATCGAGTTTTTTTGACAAGAATCTTGGGGATGTCAAAGAATTACATCATTCACAAAAGGGGATATTTCTATGAAACATTTAGTATTGCTTGGTGGCGGTTACGGAAATATGCGCGTTTTGCTTAGGCTATTGCCTAATAATTTACCAGAAGATGTCACCATTACTTTAGTGGATAAGGTACCTTATCATTGTTTAAAAACAGAATATTATGCACTTGCAGCGGGAACGATTTCCGATCATGAAGTGCGTGTTGCATTTCCAGAACATTCTCGACTCAATCTTGTTTTTGGAGCAGTACAAGAGATTGATTTGGAAAATAAACGTATTGTTCTTGAAGATCAAGAGTCCATTCCGTACGATGATCTAGTGATCGGACTTGGCTGTGAAGATAAATATCATAATGTACCGGGGGCTGAACAATATACGCATAGTATTCAGTCGATCGAAAAAGCCCGTCATACATACCAAACGCTGTCCAACATGCCAGCTCGTTCCAAAGTAGGAATTGTTGGTGCTGGATTAAGCGGCATCGAGATTGCTAGCGAATTGCGCGAAAGCCGTCCTGATCTTGAAATTACTTTATTTGACCGTGGCCCACGAATTTTGAAAGACTTTCCTGAACGATTAAGTAAATATATCCATAAATGGTTTGTTGATCACGGGGTGACCGTTATTAATAACGCCAATATTGTAAACGTTGAACCAAAGGCAATATATAATAATGAAGATGTTTATGAAATGGATGCGACTGTATGGACGGCAGGCATTCAGCCGAACGTGGTCGTGCGCAATATGAATGTCGAAAAAGATTCATCAGGTCGCATAAAAATAAGCCCATATCATAATTTGCCAGACGATGAACATGTATACGTTGTTGGAGATTGCGCGAGCCTCCCTCACGCACCTAGTGCCCAATTGGCGGAAGAGCAAGCTGAACAAATTGTTCAAGTGTTGCAAAAACGCTGGAAAAATGAACCTCTTCCTGAAAAATTGCCAGAAATGAAACTAAAAGGCATCCTAGGTTCCCTAGGTAAAAAACAAGGATTTGGCTTCGTAGCCGACCGCGCCATCACTGGTCGCGTAGCACGATTCCTCAAATCCGGCGTCCTTTGGTTGTATAAATATCATAACGGGTAATACGAAAAGTTGCAGGCGCTATCGGCTTTTGACCTCGAGCCGATAGCGCCTGCAGCTGGACAATGAAGAAATGCGGAGCCGACTGTTTAGACACGACAAGCAAATGTTCTGACGCTGGAAAGGCGACAGTCTTGTAAGCGGCAGGTTATTTGACTTGAGTGTCTAGGAGGCGGAGCTGGACAATGAAGAAATGCGGAAGATCCCGTTTAGCGACGTATGGACTAGAGCGATCCGCATAATAAATATAACTAAAAAGCGACTGACTCATTCAGAGTCAGTCGCTTTTTAGTTATATCTCCCCCTCTTTTTGATCATACTAAACGTATCAGTTACCTGCACTTACATACCGATGGATCATGGACAACAAGATTTGAAAGGAGATGAACGGTTTTTTGAAAAATATATTTAAACGAAACCAATCACCTTTTGAAAAAACAGAACTTGGGCAGTTATTAACGCTTTGCCAAGAATCAAATGATTTCCTTACATTCCGTCTGCGTGACGACTCGCCTTTTTTTGTTTCTTTTTATAAAACACTTATTAATCCTGATACGGTACATCAAAATATTTTAGCCGCTCTCTCTAACAAAAAACTAGCTGATTTACAAACAATTAAAGAGCAATTGCCAATTGAAGACTTATTAATAACGGAGAATGCCTCGAAGATCAAAGACAAATTAATGGCAGGTCATGTTATTTTTTATCAAAAGGAGAAATCCCCTTCTTGTCTCTTAGTTCCCGCACTAGCTGTTGAAAAACGCCAAGTAGCTGTGCCCGAAACAGAGTATACAGTCATCGGTCCAAAAGAAGCTTTTGTTGAGGCGCTCGATACCAATGTCAATCTTGTTCGAAAACGTCTCCCGGTTCCTGAGTTACAAATGAAGGAGATGGTCGTTGGGAAACTGTCTAAAACCCGAGTAAAGGTCGCATACGTAAAAGGAATTGCTAATCAAGAAAATATCAATACAGTGATTCAAAGAATTCAAGAGATTGAATATGATCAGATTCCTGATAGCTCATTTCTTATGCAAATGATCACAGACAATAAAAGCTCACTATTTCCACAAATTGTTGATACCGAGCGGCCTGATCGAGCGGCAAGTGCTCTTTCAGAAGGAAAAATTGCTATTTTAGTCGATGGATCACCACATGTGTTACTCGCACCAACTACACTCATTGAATTTTTTTCCGCCTTTGAAGATTACTTTTATACGTGGGGTATCGCGTCAGTCTTTCGGCTAATTCGCTTATTTGCCGTCACTTTTTCTGCACTGTCTACACCAGCTTATGTGGCTGTGCTGACTTATCATTATGAAATGATTCCTCAAGATTTATTAAATACACTGGTGTCTTCTCGAAGCGGTATTCCTTTTCCACCGATATTAGAAGCACTCATTTTGGAATTAACGATTGAGCTATTACGGGAAGCAGGAGCCAGACTCCCGACGAAAGTTGGACAGACGATCGGTATCGTTGGCGGGATTGTTATTGGAACAGCGGCTGTGCAAGCAGGCTTAACGAGTAATGTTTTGTTAATTATCGTCGCCTTAAGCGCGCTTGCTTCTTTTACAACACCGATCTATCAAGTGAGCTATGCTATACGTTTCATTCGATTCCCTTTTTTACTTTCTGCTCAATTTCTTGGTCTTGTAGGCATCATGGTTTGCATGGCTTTGCTATTTTTTCACATACTGAATCTCTCTTCACTTGGCCGACCGTTTCTTGAACCCATTTTTCCTCTGCGGCGAATGGATTTAAAGGACGCTATCTTTCGCCTGCCTTTTGATCAACAACGTCTGCGTCCATTACAAGTAAGAACTGAACAATCTGAACGTTTTGGGAAACAGCCCCCGCCTGAAAATAACCGTGATATTGATGAATAATTGTTAATTGGAGGTGAGTTTGATGTTGCCACTGCCAGCTGAGAAGCATAAAGTTTCTCCCTATTTCGCTTTTTACATTATTACGTCTATGCAAATTGGCGTAGGTGTTCTCGGATTTCAGCGTAATATTGCCAAAGTAGCTGGTCATGATTCTTGGATTTCCGTTATCATTGCTGGTTTATCGATCCATATCGTGTTGTGGATGGCCTACCAAATATTAAATAAAGGACAGAATGATATTACGATTATTCACAGAGAGTTGTTTGGTAAGTGGATTGGCGGTGTACTTAGTCTGACTTTAATCGTTTATTTACTCTCCCTTTGCATTGCGATCGCTCGTAACTATATCCAAGTCATCCAGATTTGGATGTTTCCTCAATTAGAAACATGGTATATGGCGCTCATTTTATTTACGTTAGTGTACCTTTATGTCACCAGTGGGTTTCGAGTGAATGTCGGTCTTTGCTTTCTCACATTCATAGTGACTTTTCCTTTACTTTTAATGTATTGGTTTCCGCTGAAAGAAGCGAAAATTTCTTATTTGTTACCTGTTTTGGATCACTCATTTTCTGAAATTTTTACTGGTTCTAAAGAAATGGCCTTTAGTTATTCTGGATTTGAAACGATTTTTTTCTTTTATCCTTTTTTAAAAGAAGCGAAAAGCTCACATAAATGGGCACAACTCGGATCCGCATACAGTTCCTTCTTTTATTTATTCACCATGATCGTTTCCTTGTTATATTTCAGTCACTGGCAATTGGCTAACACTATTTGGGGTACGTTAACTTTATGGAAAGTAGTCAATTTGCCTTTTGTTGAACGATTCGAGTATGCTGGTCTCGCTATTTGGCTATTTGTGATCCTGCCTAATATGTGTTTATATACATGGGCAGCGACAAGAGGAATGAAACAATTATTTAACGTTAAACAAAAACATAGCATTATTGGGCTCGTTATTGCATTATTTCTCGCTGTGATTTCATTCACGGATCGACAAAGTATGGATCAATTAACTACTTTCACAGAAAATTTGGGGGTGTATATTTTATACGGATACATTCCATTTATTTATTTTTTTCAAATCATTAGTTACAAAATGAGGGGAAAAATATGAAAAAGACCTTATTTTGGAGCATTCTCATTCTCATATTAGTAAGTAATTACAAATTAGAACCAAAAATTCTGGAAGATACACAACACATTTCCGCTATTGGCTATGACTCAGCGGGAGAAAATCGTGTAAAAGCAACGGCCTCTGTTCCCTTTTTTCCACCAGGGCTAGATGTTACACCGATGGATATCACCTTTACAGCTGAAGGACATACAAGTGCAAGCGTGAAGCAATTATTTCAAACGGAAGCACAAAAACCTTTAAGTAGCGGCCGCTTAAATGATATTTTATATAGCAAAGACCTCGCTAAACAAGGGATTTTCGAGTTTATTAAAACTTTTAGCCGCGCACCTGAAATCGGAAGAGGGATTCATGTCGCTATCGTCGATGACCGCGCTGAAGATTTGCTCAAATTTAAATTTCCAAATACAGTGCTCACTTCCCGCTATTTATCTGATCTAATCGAGCATGGTTTGAAAGATATCATCCCTATCACTAACCTCCACTCCTTTCTAGCTCAATACTATGGAGAAGGACAAGATCCATTTTTGCCATTATTAGACTTAAGAGAAAAGCGTATTCATCTAAAAGGTCTCGCCCTTTTTAAAGACGATCACTATGTCGGCTCACTCTCCTATCAGGACAGCTATTTATTTAAACTTTTATATGAAAAATCTAGTAATGGCACTTACAGTATAAAGCTAGACAATGGTAATTACATTACTATTGAAAATGTCAGTTCTAAAGTGAAATATCGCATAAGCGGCAACAAAGAAAGCCCTAAAATAAAAATTGAAATGTTCATAGTAGGTCAAATCGTTGATGCTTCTGGAATGACTCTTAAAAATCCTAATGATATCAAAAAAATTGAAAAACAATGGAGGCAAAAAGGAACCGAGCGAGCTGAAAAAATGATTAAAAAATTGCAAAAACTCGAAGTAGACCCACTCGGCATCGGAGAAAAAGTACGAAGCAAATACCATAATTTCGAAATAAAAAAATGGGAACAACAATACCCTTCCCTTCCCATCGAAGTCAAATTCAACGTAAAAACAATGGATACGGGGATTGTGGAATAACCTAGAAAAGCGGAAGGTCCCGTTTAGCGACGTATGGACTGGAATGATCCGCACGAGATAAAGGAAACACGATGAACGCGAGTGAATCGATGTTGACTTATCGCAAGGAGGATCGTGGAAGTCCACTAGGCGCTGGGACCTGGAGCTGGACACCGAAAAGCGGAAGGTCCCGTTTAGCGACGTATGGACTGGAATGATCCGCACGAGATAAAGGAAACACGATGAACGCGAGTGAATCGATGTTGACTTATCGCAAGGAGGATCGTGGAAGTCCACTAGGCGCTGGGACCTGGAGCTGGACACCGAAAAGCGGAAGGTCCCGTTTAGCGACGTATGTCCCGGAGTGACAAACAGATAACGGATCGGCAAAAATAAAAAAAGCATCCGCACATGGATGCTTTTCTTCATTACAGCCCTAATGAAATATATTTAACTTCTAAATATTCTTCAATGCCGTAATGACCGCCCTCACGACCTAGACCGCTCTCTTTGTAACCGCCAAAAGGTGCTTGTGCAACGGATGGAAGACCGTCGTTTAAGCCGATAATGCCGTATTCTAGACCTTCTGCAATATCGATGGCCTCTGTAATATTTTCGCTAAATACATATGCCGCTAAGCCGTACGGAGAATTGTTGGCACGTTCAACCACTTCTTCTGTCGTTTGGTATGTCGTTACAGGAGCTAATGGCCCGAATGTTTCTTCATTCATACAAAGCATGTCGTCTGTTACATTCATAATAACCGTTGGCTCAACGAAATAGCCTTTTAAGCCCTCTCCTTTGTTTCCGCCTGCAATAATTTTCGCACCTTTTTGTTTCGCATCTTCTAGCTGGCTCACGACTTTAGCAACTGCTTGCTCATCGATCAGCGGACCAACTGTAATCCCTTCGTCTAAACCATTCCCCATTTTTAACTTAGCCACTTCTTGTTTAAATGCTTCAGCAAATTCCGCTTCGATGGATTCATGAACATATACACGGTTCGCACATACACATGTTTGTCCTGCGTTACGGAATTTAGAAGCGATTAAATGTTGGGCCGCTTTTTCAATGTTAGCATTGGCTGTCACGATAAATGGGGCATGACCACCTAATTCAAATGATACTTTTTTCATCGTATCAGCTGCCCCGCGCATTAATAATTTCCCTACTTCTGTTGAACCGGTGAAAGAAATTTTGCGAACGCGACCATCTTTCATCCACGCTTCACCAATCGCTTTCGGATCGCCTGTCACAAGGTTAATGACCCCTTTAGGAATGCCTGCTTCTTCCGCTAGCTCAACTAAGCGAATCGCTGTTAATGGCGTTTGCTCTGCCGGTTTGATCACAGCTGTACACCCAGCAGCAAGCGCTGGCGCTACTTTTCTCGTAATCATAGCCGCCGGGAAATTCCAAGGAGTGATCGCTGCCATGACACCAACTGGCTCTTTTTGCACAAATAATCGTTTACGAGGATGAGAAGCTGGAATCGTTTCTCCGTAAATACGTTTTCCTTCTTCTGCGTACCAAGAAATAAAGCTGTTGGCATAGCCCACTTCACCAATCGCTTCTGGCAAAGGTTTTCCTTGCTCTTCTGTCATAATCTTACCGATTTCTTCTTTGTTCTCATCAATTAGACGATACCACTCGTTTAAGTAATGAGCGCGTTCGGCCGCTGTTAGCTTCGACCATGTTTTAAATGCTTCATATGCTGCTGTTGCTGCTTGTTCCGCTTCTTCTCTTCCACCTTCTGGCACAGTGGCAATCACTTCATTGATGGCTGGGTTCACAACTTCTATTTTCTTGTCATTGTCAATCCATTCGCCATTAATGTACATTTTCCAGTTTTTCATCTGCTTGCTCCTCCTTCATGTTGTCATATGTTCAATGAAATAAAGAGATCATATGCCTCTCTCTTTATTCCTCTCCCTCAACATACTTCTTTACTTTTCGAGCTGCTGAGGATTGACTAATTCCTAATGCTTTCGCAATTTTATAAGTGGAGGAAAATTGTCCGTATGCCTCAATGATCATCTTTCGTTCCACTTCTTCAAGCATTTCTGGAAGAGTCGTCCCCTTCTCTGTTAATTCTTGCTGCATCATTTCTAATGGCAAGTCATTTAACGTCACCACTTCATCATTTGTCACGACCAGTCGTTCGACCATATTTTCTAATTCGCGAATGTTCCCTTTCCACTCATAATTTAAAAACGCATTTAATACTTTCGGTGAGAAACAGACATGACTATTATACAGTTCATTGAAATAGTCGAGAAAATGATAAGTTAATGGAATAATATCTTCTTTTCGTTCCCGTAATGGCGGGATATGAATCGGCACCACATTCAAACGATAGTATAAATCACGTCTGAAGCTTCCTTGTTCCGCCATCTTTTTCAAATCTTTATTGGTGGCCGCAATAATTCTTAAATTTAAGGTAATCGGCTGACTTCCCCCAACAGGACGAATTTGTTTATCCTGCAACACATGAAGCAGTTTCCCTTGAGCAGTTAATGGAAGCTCCCCTACTTCATCTAAGAAAAGAGTTCCATTATTAGACAACTCAATCAGCCCTTTTTTTCCCTCACGAAAAGCGCCTGTAAACGTACCACCTTCATAACCGAACAATTCTGACTCAATTAACTGTTCAGGTAAAGCAGCACAATTGATTTCATTCAGCACTTGATCTTTCCTGTCGCTTAATTGATGAATCGAACGAACAATTCTGCTTTTACCAACCCCGGTTTCTCCAAGCAGTAAAACCGTCGAATTAACTTTGGCGATTTTGCGGACAAGCATCATCACTTTGCCCATTTGCTCACTTTTTGAAATAAGCCCCTCGACTTCAAGCGGCTCATTTAACTCTTTTTTATATGTAGCGAGCTGGTCTTCCATTTCTTCAATCTTATTTCTCAGCTGAATAAGCTCTGTCAAATCACGAGAATAACTGATAACGCTCTTTAAAGTTCCATCCCGATTAAAAACCGGCCTTGTACGCACATGATAGTACCGGCCGGAATTAGACATTTGAAACAGCTCAATCGGCTGTTTTTTTTCGATGACTTGTGATGTGGCTGATGGATAAAAAAGCCCCATTTTCTCTAGCTCTTTCACATGCTTGCCAACTAGGTCAACTGCTGATAGATCATAATTTTTTCGACATGTTGAATTTACTCGAACGACGAATCCTTTTGCATCTGTAACAAGAATCTCATCGAAAGACGATTCGAAAATATCAAATAATTCTTCCCGTACAGGATCATGAGATATATTCATAAAGAGTTTCCTCCCGATCATATTTCTCTATATTATAGCAAAAATATGATCAGGAGATAAACTAGTCGCTCTTATTCTCTATTGAATTAAGCTTGAACTGTTAAAGCAGAAACAGCTGCTTCAAATGCTTCTTCAAGAATATCTAAACCTTCAGCTACTTGCTCGTCTGTAATAACAAGTGGCATTAAGAAGCGTAAAACGTTTCCGTAAGCACCCGCACTGATGATTAGTAGACCGCGGTTGTTAGCTTCAGTAATGATCGCGTTAGTTAACTCTTTGTTAGGCTCTTTTGTTGCACGATCCTTAACAAATTCAACCGCAACCATAGAACCTAAACCGCGAATTTCGCCAATTGCCTCATATTTTTCAGCTAATTGATTTAAGCGATCCACTACTAATTGGCCTAGAGCTGCGCCACGTTCATTTATTTTTTCTTCTTCCATAATATCAATAACTGCTAATGCAGCCGCACATCCAAGTGGGCTACCAGAATATGTTCCACCAAGTTCACCAGCACCAGCAGCATCCATAATTTCTTTGCGGCCAACTACAGCACTAATTGGTACACCAGCAGCCATTGACTTAGATACAGTCATTAAATCAGGCACGATATTGTAGTGCTCAATCGCAAATTGTTTACCTGTACGACCAAAACCAGTTTGAATTTCATCAGCAATGAAAAGAATGCCGTGTTTTTTACAGATATTATATACTGCTTCAATGAAAGGTTGAGGAGCAGGAATGAATCCACCTTCACCTTGTACTGGTTCCATAATCACAGCAGCAACACTTTCAGGAGCTACATCATTTACGAAGAAATCTTCAAATTGACCAATAACAGAGTCAATGTATTGCTCTTCTGTTGTACCTTCTGGGCGACGATAAGTGTAAGGGAATGGAGCTTTGTACACTTCTGGAGCAAATGGACCAAACTCATATTTATAAGGTTTTACTTTACTTGTCATTGTCATTGTTAACAATGTACGGCCATGGTAAGCGCGTGAGAAAGAAATAATCCCTGTGCGTTTTGTATATTTACGAGCGATTTTTACTGCATTCTCAACTGCTTCTGCTCCACTGTTTAAAAGGATCGCTTGTTTTTCATGATCCCCAGGTGCAAGACCGATTAATTTTTCACATAGTTCAATGTATGGCTCATACATCATTACGTTAAATCCAGGATGAATATACTCATCTACTTGCTTATGGATAGCTTCTTTTACTTTCGGGTGACAATGTCCAACGTTCATCGTACCAATTGCACCAACGAAATCGATAAATGTATTTCCATCTACATCTGTAATTAAAGCGCCTTCTGCTTTAGCTGCAAAGCTAGGCACGCCATTAGAAACGCCTTTAACAACCGCTGCTTGTCTTCTTTCTAATAATGCTTTCGATTTTGGACCTGGTAAAGCACCAGTTACTTTAGCAAATTTTCTAGTCATGTTCATTTCTCCTTCTTTGCTTATAAATTCATATTTATATATGCAAAAAGCGTGCCAACTCTAAAAAGTGAAAAAACTCACTCTTTTTTGAATTAATCGAATTAAAAGTAAGTCGAAAACGACTTATTTAAATCAAAAATGACTTATAAAAAAGGTTGAGCGAATGGCTCAACCTTTTTTATCTTCACTTTTATATCCGTATTTCTCCATTTCAGCATAAACGGCCTTCAATTTTGGATTTCCTTCTCCAACAATTTCTCCTTCTACAAGCACCACCGGATAAAACAGGTCTTCTTCAACGACTCGCTTCGCAAACGATCTTTTCTCTTCATCTTCCGGCGGTGAAAAAATATCCACATAACTAATCAAAAATGGCTGTTCTGGATACTTTCGTGAAATAGCCGCTTCTAGCCATTCATATGTTTCTTTAGAAGAAGGCAAATTGACGCAACTAGCACAAAGCTGCTCTGTCCCATATACCACAATTTCCACCATATTTCCCATGTTCTCACCCACTTTGCAACTGATTAATTTTAGTTTATCGAAAATCAGCCAATTTCGATATGAAATTGTTTATCAATCAATGGATTTTTTTATTTATAATCATTATAATAAGAACAGTACGAGAAAGGAGTCGATTCAAATGGCTGATGAACAAATGCTTGCACAAGTACAAGAAGTCTTAGATAAATTACGCCCATTTTTACTTCGTGATGGTGGGGATTGTGAACTCGTTGATATAGAGGATGGCATCGTTAAACTTCGCCTTCTCGGCGCATGCGGTAGCTGCCCAAGCTCAACGATCACACTGAAAGCTGGAATCGAGCGCGCATTGCTTGAAGAAGTGCCAGGCGTAGTTGAAGTCGAACAAGTATTTTAATGAACAAAAGTCCGCACTCGATGCGGGCTTTTTTCTTTTGGATTGGAGAATTAGAGAACTGAGTCAAAATCAATCTCAAATACGCCGCCTATGGGGGAATCAGGCGGAAAAAGCATACAATCGGGCACTTGGTAGCTCTAAATCAGGCTCACAAAGGTCGAAGAAATCAAAAACCCGAGCGTTTCTCAGCTCGGGCGTTATTTATTGTCTAAAGGTGAGTAATTCTTTATTTACTAATGTTTTCGGAGGGCGATCTTCAAAGATGGCATCGAGATTGTCACAGCATGTTTCCATCATCGCGAGGCGAGTTTCTTTCGTTGCGCTCCCGATATGAGGGAGTGCCACGACATTTGGCAGTTTAAGTAGTGGATGATCGGCGTCGATCGGTTCTTTTTCAAAAACATCGAGCCCTGCTGCTGCAATGTCTCCTGCCTGTAAAGCATCAAGCAGTGCTTGTTCATTAATGATCGGTCCGCGACTGGCATTGATGAATATGGCTTCTTTTTTCATTTTTTGGAATTGCTCTCGCTGAAACATCCCTTTCGTTTGTTCCGTCAGCGGAGCTAGGCAAACAACAAAATCTGCCTCTTGTAATA
Proteins encoded in this region:
- a CDS encoding YuzD family protein, yielding MGNMVEIVVYGTEQLCASCVNLPSSKETYEWLEAAISRKYPEQPFLISYVDIFSPPEDEEKRSFAKRVVEEDLFYPVVLVEGEIVGEGNPKLKAVYAEMEKYGYKSEDKKG
- a CDS encoding NifU family protein, which encodes MDFFIYNHYNKNSTRKESIQMADEQMLAQVQEVLDKLRPFLLRDGGDCELVDIEDGIVKLRLLGACGSCPSSTITLKAGIERALLEEVPGVVEVEQVF
- a CDS encoding sigma-54 interaction domain-containing protein, yielding MIGRKLFMNISHDPVREELFDIFESSFDEILVTDAKGFVVRVNSTCRKNYDLSAVDLVGKHVKELEKMGLFYPSATSQVIEKKQPIELFQMSNSGRYYHVRTRPVFNRDGTLKSVISYSRDLTELIQLRNKIEEMEDQLATYKKELNEPLEVEGLISKSEQMGKVMMLVRKIAKVNSTVLLLGETGVGKSRIVRSIHQLSDRKDQVLNEINCAALPEQLIESELFGYEGGTFTGAFREGKKGLIELSNNGTLFLDEVGELPLTAQGKLLHVLQDKQIRPVGGSQPITLNLRIIAATNKDLKKMAEQGSFRRDLYYRLNVVPIHIPPLRERKEDIIPLTYHFLDYFNELYNSHVCFSPKVLNAFLNYEWKGNIRELENMVERLVVTNDEVVTLNDLPLEMMQQELTEKGTTLPEMLEEVERKMIIEAYGQFSSTYKIAKALGISQSSAARKVKKYVEGEE
- the gabT gene encoding 4-aminobutyrate--2-oxoglutarate transaminase, whose translation is MTRKFAKVTGALPGPKSKALLERRQAAVVKGVSNGVPSFAAKAEGALITDVDGNTFIDFVGAIGTMNVGHCHPKVKEAIHKQVDEYIHPGFNVMMYEPYIELCEKLIGLAPGDHEKQAILLNSGAEAVENAVKIARKYTKRTGIISFSRAYHGRTLLTMTMTSKVKPYKYEFGPFAPEVYKAPFPYTYRRPEGTTEEQYIDSVIGQFEDFFVNDVAPESVAAVIMEPVQGEGGFIPAPQPFIEAVYNICKKHGILFIADEIQTGFGRTGKQFAIEHYNIVPDLMTVSKSMAAGVPISAVVGRKEIMDAAGAGELGGTYSGSPLGCAAALAVIDIMEEEKINERGAALGQLVVDRLNQLAEKYEAIGEIRGLGSMVAVEFVKDRATKEPNKELTNAIITEANNRGLLIISAGAYGNVLRFLMPLVITDEQVAEGLDILEEAFEAAVSALTVQA